TTTGTTTTCGTTTAGCTATTGGACAGATTCAAAAGCTTGTTCGAGTTTATTACGCTTTGGCAAGACACAATTGGCTTTGGGGCTTGAGTCTCATTCCGACTGTATTGGTCCTGACAGCTATTTGTACTTGGTTTGTCAAACGTCAACCGATGATTTCCGGTTCGGGAATACCGCAGGTAGCCGGAAGTTTAGGTGGAAGACTTAAATTTAGTTGGCTTAAAGTTATGCTGGCTAAGATCGGCGGTGGGCTACTTGCTTTGGGAAGCGGTCTAACTTTGGGCAGAGAAGGACCGTCGGTGCAGATTGGAGCCAGCTGTGGCGCGATAATTGCCAAGCTGCTCCACCGCCCGATTTCTGAACAGAAATATTTGATATCAGCCGGGGCTGCTTCTGGTATGACGGCGGCGTTTGCTGCTCCTTTATCAGGCGTGGTCTTTGCTTTGGAAGAAGTGCATCATAATTTTTCTTCTTTGGCGTTGGTTTCGGCTATGGCAGGATCAGTCGTTGCCGATTTTATTACCAAAAAGATTCTGGGAAGTAAGCCCGAGCTGGCTTTCGCTGAAATCGTTCCTTTGCCATTTAATCAATATTGGATAATTGTCTTATTGGCGGTGATTCTTGCCGTAAGCGCACATATTTTTATCCGAGTAATTATTGGCGGTAAGAAACTTTATGCGCGATTGCCGGTGCCTTTGGCGGTCAAAATTGCGTTGCCTTTTATTTGTACGTTGGCGGTGATTTTGCTTGACGGTCAATTTTTTGGTGCTGGGCAAGAATTTATTGCACTGCCCATACACGGTTCCCAAACTTTGACGGAGCTGATAATACTTTATGCCGTTAAACTTTTTCTCTTGGCGATTGCTTTCTGTTCTGGCCTGCCCGGAGGAATATTTTTCCCGTTACTGGTTCTGGGAGCGTTAACCGGTAATATTTTGGGAACAGTTTTGCATCAGGTTGGTGTGCTTGACGCCAAATATATTTTGTTTGTGGTTATGATTTCAATGGCCGGACATTTCGCGGGAATCGTAAGAGCACCGGTTACGGGAATTCTGCTCATCTGTGAGATGAGCGGCAGTTTTGAATATTTCTTGCCGTTGGTCTTGGTTGCCGTAGGTGTATATCTTTTGATGGAATGGACCGGGGCTGAGCCTATTTATGAAACTTTGCTCGATATGATTTTGCATAATAAATCAGAAAAGGCAGTCATTGCCGCAAAGAACGAGTATGATGACGGTATCTTAATGGAGTTTGCCGTGCAGCATGGATCAGCTTTTGATGGAGCCGAAATAGCGGATTTGGGGTGCCCGAACGATATCCTGATCGTGGCTATAAAACGTGGTGGTAAAGAGCTTATCCCACGCGGGAATTCGGTAGTACATGGTGGAGATTATTTGGTGGTTATGTTGGCCAAGAAAAAGCAAGTGGAGATTATCGATTGGCTGCACAGTCGATGTGAAATATAAGCATAGTTGCTTGGTTGTTCCTTGGAAAAGTTTTTTGATAAACGGTGTCAAATGGCGAATGTTCAATATTTGATACCGTTATTTTTTGCCTATGTAAGTAGAAGAATAATTAATGCCAAGTAGCTGCGAATGGTGGGCAGGGAATTCAGAATAATGTTTGGAAAATATGTTTGGGAAAA
This is a stretch of genomic DNA from Mageeibacillus indolicus UPII9-5. It encodes these proteins:
- a CDS encoding ClC family H(+)/Cl(-) exchange transporter, translated to MNSYTSELAARHRNKLHVAAAGLLVGLLAGTVIVCFRLAIGQIQKLVRVYYALARHNWLWGLSLIPTVLVLTAICTWFVKRQPMISGSGIPQVAGSLGGRLKFSWLKVMLAKIGGGLLALGSGLTLGREGPSVQIGASCGAIIAKLLHRPISEQKYLISAGAASGMTAAFAAPLSGVVFALEEVHHNFSSLALVSAMAGSVVADFITKKILGSKPELAFAEIVPLPFNQYWIIVLLAVILAVSAHIFIRVIIGGKKLYARLPVPLAVKIALPFICTLAVILLDGQFFGAGQEFIALPIHGSQTLTELIILYAVKLFLLAIAFCSGLPGGIFFPLLVLGALTGNILGTVLHQVGVLDAKYILFVVMISMAGHFAGIVRAPVTGILLICEMSGSFEYFLPLVLVAVGVYLLMEWTGAEPIYETLLDMILHNKSEKAVIAAKNEYDDGILMEFAVQHGSAFDGAEIADLGCPNDILIVAIKRGGKELIPRGNSVVHGGDYLVVMLAKKKQVEIIDWLHSRCEI